A stretch of Melospiza georgiana isolate bMelGeo1 unplaced genomic scaffold, bMelGeo1.pri scaffold_29, whole genome shotgun sequence DNA encodes these proteins:
- the LOC131096394 gene encoding serine/threonine-protein kinase pim-1-like, which yields MHSSKRGDRCASAQESGLCIRAQHCKVPVFGQTEGLSPGRAGLERGARGASGERTRGRTAPGRAMPPARPRPRAGLPRARPRPSRRGLASARLWPCWRWRCWAGISAWCGGGIAAFCLRLARARPRTRRRLQSRPRPRPRPRLLPGPAEHTRGAAAPAASAAASPARAPPLGSAAAGPEPPVPRSRERTPGHGRPRAGEGHSGVVAGPGPSADSSVPPAGTAQEALLERYRLGSLLGRGGFGRVFAATRLSDGAPVAIKRVPRNRVRHWGELPDGTSAPLEVVLLAKVSTGFPGVVQLLEWLELPNCIVMVLERPEQCQDLQHFIGARQFLPEEEARELFRQVLEAVRHCTSCGVLHRDIKPENILVDLDTGQAKLIDFGCGTYLQDTVYTHFAGTLSYSPPEWNDFGWYHGEPATIWSLGILLHQMVCGEHPFRRGQNLSWGQLPLPQRLSQECKNLIRWCLSVNSLDRPALEDLFCDPWIWDIPLP from the exons ATGCACAGCAGCAAGCGAGGGGATCGCTGTGCCAGTGcgcaggagtcagggctctgcatcCGGGCTCAGCACTGCAAAGTTCCCGTGTTTGGGCAGACggaggggctgtccccggggcgcGCGGGGCTCGAACGTGGGGCTCGTGGGGCGAGCGGGGAACGGACACGGGGACGAACGGCCCCG gGCCGGGCcatgcccccggcccgcccccggccccgggcggggctgccccgtgcccggccccggccgtccCGCCGCGGTCTCGCCTCCGCCCGGCTCTGGCCGTGCTGGCGGTGGCGCTGCTGGGCGGGCATCAGTGCCTGGTGCGGGGGCGGCATCGCCGCCTTTTGCCTCCGCCTggcccgagcccggccccggaCCCGACGCAGGCTCCAGTCCcgaccccggccccggccccggccccggctcctcccggggcCCGCGGAGCACACACgcggcgcggccgctcccgccgcctccgctGCGGCTTCCCCGGCCCGAGCTCCGCCGctcggcagcgcggccgccggccccgagcctcCCGTGCCGCGTTCCCGGGAGCGAACGCCTGGGCATGGCCGGCCCAGGGCGGGTGAGGGGCACTCGGGGGTCGTTGCTGGCCCCGGGCCGAGCGCTGACAGCAGCGTCCCGCCCGCAGGGACGGCGCAGGAGGCCCTGCTGGAGCGGTACCGGCTGGGATCGCTGCTGGGGCGCGGCGGCTTCGGCAGAGTCTTCGCGGCCACGAGGCTCTCGGACGGCGCCCCG GTGGCCATCAAAAGGGTGCCACGGAACCGCGTCCGGCACTGGGGCGAGCTG CCCGACGGCACCAGCGCACCCCTGGAGGtcgtgctgctggccaaggtgtCCACTGGCTTCCCCGGTGTggtccagctgctggagtggcTCGAGCTCCCCAACTGCATCGTGATGGTGCTGGAGCGGCCAGAGCAGTGTCAGGACCTGCAGCACTTCATTGGGGCACGGCAGTTCCTGCCTGAGGAGGAGGCGCGGGAGCTGTTCcgccaggtgctggaggccgtgcggcactgcaccagctgcggggtcctgcacagggacatcaAGCCAGAGAACATCCTGGTTGACCTGGACACCGGGCAGGCCAAACTGATTGACTTTGGCTGTGGCACCTACCTGCAGGACACAGTCTACACTCACTTTGCAG GAACACTGTCCTACAGCCCCCCGGAATGGAACGACTTTGGCTGGTACCATGGTGAGCCAGCTAccatctggtccctgggcatcctgctgCACCAGATGGTCTGTGGGGAGCACCCTTTCAGGAGGGGCCAGAACCTCAGCTGGGgccagctcccactgccacaaCGGCTCTCTCAAG AGTGCAAAAACCTGATCAGGTGGTGTTTATCCGTGAACTCCTTGGACAGACCCGCACTGGAAGACCTGTTTTGTGATCCTTGGATATGGGATATTCCTCTGCCATAG